The following are encoded together in the Streptomyces sp. NBC_01465 genome:
- a CDS encoding HNH endonuclease produces MPHVLVLNASYEPLGVVPLRRALVLVLENKAICLEESGAFMHSATRIVPAPSVVRLKRFVRVPYRGPVPLTRRALFARDGGRCAYCGGVATSVDHVIPRSRGGQHRWDNVVAACRRCNHVKADRHLLELGWRLRHQPEPPSGLAWRIIGTGHRDPRWLPYLQPFGADDALARIDGISA; encoded by the coding sequence GTGCCGCACGTCCTGGTCCTCAACGCGTCGTACGAGCCCCTCGGCGTCGTACCGCTCCGCCGCGCGCTCGTCCTCGTCCTCGAGAACAAGGCCATCTGCCTCGAGGAATCCGGCGCCTTCATGCACAGTGCCACCCGCATCGTCCCCGCTCCCAGCGTCGTACGACTCAAGCGGTTCGTGCGGGTCCCCTACCGGGGGCCCGTTCCTCTCACCCGGCGTGCGCTGTTCGCCCGTGACGGCGGACGCTGCGCCTACTGCGGTGGCGTCGCAACCAGCGTCGACCATGTCATTCCGCGCAGCCGCGGCGGACAGCACCGCTGGGACAACGTGGTGGCGGCCTGCCGCCGCTGCAACCACGTCAAGGCCGACCGGCACCTTCTGGAGCTGGGGTGGCGACTGCGTCATCAGCCCGAACCGCCGAGCGGGCTCGCGTGGCGCATCATCGGGACCGGGCATCGGGATCCGCGCTGGTTGCCCTACCTGCAACCATTCGGCGCGGACGACGCCCTGGCCCGGATCGACGGCATCTCAGCCTGA
- a CDS encoding beta-N-acetylglucosaminidase domain-containing protein, translated as MQLGRRRRATAVAVAVIGGLLGTAPGAFAAPNDPNTPGTTTTKDRSDSTLPSVWPRPQSLRAAGQSVALGREVTLDAAPDADPYAVDALKDVLAQTGVRTVSTQLPGSGPVVRLGGSGAQDALRALRAPDSTDLPSGGYRIATGQVEGRDTVALDGIGEDGLFHAVQTLRQLIRRGEVPGVVVRDWPGTAVRGMTEGFYGQPWTREQRLAQIDFMGRTKQNRYLYAAGDDPYRQAGWRDPYPAAQRADFRALAERAARNHVTLGWAVAPAQAMCMSSDDDVKALNRKIDAMWALGVRSFQLQFQDVSYSEWHCSADSDTFGSGPEAAAKAQARVAGAVAQHLAAHHPGAGPLSLMPTEYFQDGATAYRSALAAQLDPAVQVAWTGVGVVPKTITGSELAGARAAFKHPLVTMDNYPVNDYAPGRIFLGPYTGRDSAVAGGSSALLSNAMQQPSASRIPLFTAADYAWNPKAYNPQESWKAAVDDLAGGSTKTREALTALSANDASSVLGGDESAYLKPLIAAFWAARTTTDRTAQDKAAKDLRAAFAVMAEAPHRLKDTAGGALDDEVGPWIDQLARFGRAGELAVDVLQAQARGDGAAAWQAQLALEPVRKAAAAGRVTVGKGVLAPFLDRAAKASDAWTGADRTAAAGTVAQDASSYTVAFDRVRPVDAVTAAVVPRTHENASVEAHVPGQGWRRIGVLSPTGWTQTAAKGVRADAVRLSWTGAAPSVRRLTPWFADGPQAAFAFVRDEADAEIGGRPQRVQARLTAERPADVRGALSAKAPRGIHVEVPRQATAQRGAGTTVPFDVTVDPSTPAGEYRVPVTFHGEERTLTVRAYPRTAGPDLARTATPSSSGDETPDFPATAASDGDPKTRWSSPAEDGAWWQTDLGKKVRLGQVVLHWQDAYASGYRIQTSADGRTWRTAATVRDGRGGTESVRMDAKDTRFVRVQGDRRATRFGYSLWSVEAYAVAG; from the coding sequence GTGCAGCTCGGTCGCAGGAGAAGGGCGACGGCCGTCGCGGTCGCCGTGATCGGCGGTCTGCTCGGCACCGCGCCCGGTGCCTTCGCCGCCCCGAACGACCCGAACACCCCCGGCACGACCACCACCAAGGACCGCAGCGACAGCACGCTGCCGTCCGTATGGCCGCGGCCGCAGTCCCTGCGGGCCGCCGGACAGTCCGTGGCGCTGGGCCGTGAAGTGACCCTGGACGCCGCACCCGACGCCGATCCGTACGCCGTCGACGCCCTGAAGGACGTCCTCGCGCAGACAGGCGTACGGACCGTGTCGACGCAGCTCCCGGGCAGCGGCCCCGTCGTACGCCTCGGCGGCTCCGGCGCCCAGGACGCCCTGCGCGCGCTCCGCGCCCCCGACAGCACCGATCTCCCCTCCGGCGGTTACCGCATCGCCACCGGACAGGTCGAAGGACGCGACACCGTCGCGCTCGACGGCATCGGCGAGGACGGCCTCTTCCACGCCGTGCAGACCCTCCGCCAGCTCATCCGCCGCGGCGAGGTCCCGGGCGTGGTCGTGCGCGACTGGCCGGGGACGGCTGTGCGCGGCATGACCGAGGGCTTCTACGGACAGCCCTGGACCCGTGAACAGCGCCTGGCCCAGATCGACTTCATGGGCCGTACGAAACAGAACCGCTACCTCTACGCGGCGGGCGACGACCCCTACCGCCAGGCCGGCTGGCGCGACCCGTACCCCGCCGCCCAGCGCGCCGACTTCCGCGCCCTGGCGGAGCGCGCCGCCCGCAACCATGTGACGCTCGGCTGGGCCGTGGCCCCCGCGCAGGCCATGTGCATGTCCTCGGACGACGACGTGAAGGCGCTCAACCGCAAGATCGACGCGATGTGGGCGCTGGGCGTGCGCTCCTTCCAACTGCAGTTCCAGGACGTCAGTTACAGCGAGTGGCACTGCTCGGCGGACTCCGACACCTTCGGCTCGGGCCCCGAGGCCGCCGCGAAGGCGCAGGCGCGCGTCGCGGGCGCGGTCGCCCAGCACCTCGCCGCCCACCACCCGGGCGCGGGCCCGCTGTCGCTGATGCCGACCGAGTACTTCCAGGACGGGGCCACCGCCTACCGGAGCGCGCTCGCCGCGCAGCTGGACCCCGCCGTGCAGGTGGCGTGGACGGGCGTCGGCGTCGTACCGAAGACGATCACCGGGTCCGAACTGGCCGGTGCGCGCGCCGCGTTCAAGCACCCGCTGGTCACCATGGACAACTACCCGGTCAACGACTACGCGCCCGGCCGGATCTTCCTCGGTCCCTACACCGGCCGCGACTCCGCCGTCGCGGGCGGCTCTTCCGCCCTCCTCTCCAACGCCATGCAGCAGCCGTCGGCCTCCCGCATCCCGCTCTTCACGGCCGCCGACTACGCCTGGAACCCCAAGGCGTACAACCCCCAGGAGTCCTGGAAGGCGGCCGTCGACGACCTCGCGGGCGGCAGCACGAAGACCCGCGAAGCGCTCACGGCCCTCTCCGCGAACGACGCGTCCTCCGTCCTGGGCGGCGACGAATCCGCCTATCTCAAGCCGCTGATCGCCGCTTTCTGGGCCGCGCGCACGACGACCGACCGGACGGCGCAGGACAAGGCCGCCAAGGACCTGCGCGCCGCCTTCGCCGTGATGGCCGAGGCCCCGCACCGGCTCAAGGACACGGCGGGCGGGGCCCTGGACGACGAAGTGGGGCCCTGGATCGACCAGTTGGCGCGGTTCGGGCGCGCGGGCGAGCTCGCCGTCGACGTCCTGCAGGCGCAGGCGCGCGGAGACGGAGCCGCGGCCTGGCAGGCGCAGCTCGCGCTGGAGCCGGTGCGCAAGGCCGCCGCGGCCGGCCGGGTCACCGTCGGCAAGGGCGTGCTCGCCCCGTTCCTCGACCGGGCCGCCAAGGCGTCGGACGCCTGGACGGGCGCGGACCGCACGGCGGCCGCGGGCACCGTCGCGCAGGACGCGAGCTCCTACACGGTCGCCTTCGACCGCGTGCGCCCCGTCGACGCGGTCACTGCGGCGGTCGTCCCCCGTACCCATGAGAACGCGTCGGTCGAGGCACACGTTCCCGGTCAGGGCTGGCGCAGGATCGGCGTCCTCTCCCCCACCGGCTGGACGCAGACCGCGGCCAAGGGCGTGCGCGCTGACGCGGTCCGCCTCAGCTGGACCGGAGCGGCTCCTTCCGTACGCCGTCTCACCCCGTGGTTCGCGGACGGCCCGCAGGCCGCGTTCGCGTTCGTACGGGACGAGGCCGATGCCGAGATCGGCGGCCGGCCGCAGCGGGTGCAGGCCCGGCTGACCGCCGAACGCCCCGCCGATGTGCGCGGCGCCCTGAGCGCGAAGGCGCCCCGGGGCATCCATGTCGAGGTCCCGCGGCAGGCGACGGCCCAGCGCGGCGCCGGTACGACCGTCCCCTTCGACGTCACGGTCGACCCGTCGACCCCGGCCGGCGAGTACCGCGTCCCCGTCACCTTCCACGGCGAGGAGCGGACGCTCACCGTCCGGGCCTATCCGCGCACCGCGGGCCCCGATCTCGCCCGTACGGCGACCCCTTCCTCGTCCGGCGACGAGACCCCGGACTTCCCGGCCACGGCGGCCTCCGACGGCGACCCGAAGACCCGCTGGTCCTCACCGGCGGAGGACGGGGCGTGGTGGCAGACCGATCTGGGGAAGAAGGTGCGGCTGGGGCAGGTGGTGCTGCACTGGCAGGACGCGTACGCGAGCGGCTACCGCATCCAGACCTCGGCGGACGGCCGCACCTGGCGTACGGCGGCCACGGTCCGTGATGGCAGGGGCGGTACGGAATCGGTCCGAATGGACGCGAAGGACACCCGCTTCGTCCGTGTCCAGGGCGACCGGCGGGCCACCCGCTTCGGCTACTCGCTCTGGTCGGTCGAGGCGTACGCGGTGGCCGGCTGA